The sequence ctaacgcgatggcgttttgagattaactcggttaacggttaaggttaccgtttcaataagcttaccgttacaatcaggtaacagtatgatagggttaccgaatgataaggtaaccgaattgattgggttaccgaatggataggattaagcgtaaagaggggttttccggtccttgaatcaaaggttattgtacttattgtaatgatttttttgttgtgtaaactgtttttgtataatttaagtTTCTTTTCTAGTCAATGATTTTATAATTGCTTTATATTTATTGTCTCGCGCAAGGACAAAAATAACGTTAatctacttatttttttttttacaagcagaaacgtctgcgaccgatgctattaatcTACTTATTAGAAGCACTCAGTTAGTCCTTGATATAAAATCATTGCATCAGGTTGGTTTCTGTTATTATGTACGTATAGACAATGAGGGTAGGTTTTGACATTTGTGTACAAAGTGAGGTAGTTGGGAAAAGGCAGTCTCAACCTTGGACCCTAAACTGGGAGTTATTTCAGTTTGTCCTCTTCTAATCCGACTTTTTCAATTGAAAACTGGCATATATAATAGGCCTTTaccatctgtgtcagatgtttaagCAGCATCCCGGTTACGACACTTGTGTTCGTGGCTGTAAAGCCCTATACGAGAGAGGATCCCTCGGCCACACGCAGCAGGTGTATGCTCCCCCAGGTGGGCGGGGGTTGGAGGCCCCCTTGAAAACTGGcatatatattacatatataatatgaacttACAGCTCCCTTCTCCTCTGCAATCTGCCGAGCCCTGATGGCCGCAGCCATGCCCGCCGGACCACCACCGATGATCAGGATGTCTGTCTCCTCTGCCATACGCTCCATATTTATATCTGAAAaacgatatttttatattaaaatctgccaaaaactatttgaaaatgtatgttttaaatttagaatggATGAGTGCCTTTACCTGTATAACTTTCCTATGCCAGgcataataaaattttaagtagAAAACCCCCTAGGCTtagacataattatattaaatttaccAATTCTCGCGGGAACCAGATTATATtactgatatttaattttagttaatattttctAAGAACAAACTAAATTACTTTCTATGAACTTATTATaatttgtgtttgtttttacactttttagggttccgtacccaaagggtaaaaacgggaccctattactaagactccgttgtccgtccgtccgtctgtcaccaggctgtatctcacgaaccgtgatagctagacagttgaaattttcacagatgatgtatttctgttgccgctataacaacaaatactaaaaacagaataaaataaagatttaagtggggctcccatacaacaaacgtgattattgaccgaagttaagcaacgtcgggcggggtcagtacttggatgggtgaccgttttattgcttgttttgctctattttttgttgatggtgcggaaccctccgtgcgcgagtccgactcgcacttggccggttttttttacaagttgACACACTACTATTACGACACATAATAGTcatatacaatacaaaaaaaatgcccTAGGAGGCGTTAgtcattttttcctttttttatataataatatataataatatataatatataataatttgagcctatttttatgacatttattttgtttattattttatctatgtCTACATGATATAATTGTCTCAAAGCTCCACTAATTAATTCTGCCATTTGTACTGTGTAATAaacagagctcggcgggggtgagctatatactagtgatgtaccgactatagatttggccgactagccgactaatcggcgctcggatagccgactagtcggctagtcggcaaGATCACTAGTTTCGTCTAAGTTCGGTTCAGATgcacttaaaaacaaacgttttACCCCTTTCGTCATATTATAGTAacgctaaaaatataaaaataatcctaaggcaatatttcatacaaaaaccgGACAATCTCCAATGCACAGTTCTCCACATAGGTAAAACAAACCCTAAACTAAATTACCACATTGACTCTGTTCCCCTCCAAGCAGTAGCTGGTCAAAGAGACCTGGGTATCACTATTTCACATAATTTGAAATGGGACACGCATATAACCAAAATCACCAAGAGAGCAAATTCTATGCTGTATATGATCCGGAAAGCATTCCATGTAATTACTAAGGACCTATTTATTAGAATATATAAGTCATACCTTCGTCCTTTACTTGAGTATGCTTTTCAGATATGgtccccctactttaaaaaggaCATCACATTGCTGGAGAAAGTTCAGCGAAGAGCAGGTCTTACAACATTGGAGGACCGAAGGAAGAGAGGCGATCTTATCGAGACATACAAAATCTTGTCTGGACACTACAATGTTCCTAATATTATCGACCTATACACATCAAGCCAGAATGTAAGGTTAAGAGGACACTCCAAAAAACTTGTCAAACCTCCGTGTGCTAGTAATCCTAGAAAACACTTCTTACCGAATCGTGTGGTAAATGTGTGGAACTCTCTACCAGAGACTGTTGTTAGTGCACCATCGGTCAACATTTTCAAAAATAGACTGGATACAcattttagaactttaaaaagtgcaaaataaaataaaatacaagtgcttcgatatacacgcatcagctccaagagctgctagtgtatcaaataaaataataataaataataataataatcggaAATAAGAAAGCGACCACACAGTCAATAATTCGTACAAAAGTTTTTGTAAGCACCCTAAATAGGAATTTGGGTAAAAGCTTATGGTAAATATTTGCTGTTTCTTTCTTTTTgccctgtttttctgtcacttGTAAAGTGcagactaatcggccatttttgccgactagtcgccgactaatggccgactacaaatgaggccggatagtcggctttcccgactattCGGCGACTAGTTGGTATATCCCTACTATATACCTTTTAATTTGACGTGAGACATgttaaattataaggtaaatagctcacccccgccgagctgtGGTAATAAAGATTATATAAATTAAAGCTATCATTTAAAaatgttcttatttgttttgcAATTTATAGTGTTAATGAAAAACAATCTTGATAATGTTGTGTTATTAAcacaaatatctgggtgaccgagcttcgctcggaaaacatataaaaactcgaaaatgcgcgttttcccagagataagacctaaaatctatttttttattcggtagactgaaatgacagttcatagtatgaacataaaatgtcatttcatactaagaaatgtcattttagtctaccgaattaaaaaatagactttagctagatcaatttttcgaccccgaaaacccccatatagcaaatttcatcaaaatcgttagagccgtttccgagatccccgaaatatatatatatgtatatataaataaataaataaataaacaagaattgctcgtttaaaggtatcagATAATTTTAGTAGGGCTGTCGAATTGGAAGGAGGGTAGCTAAATACAGCTGAAGgctaatttaattgtattttattctgTACAAGAAATAAATGTGGTGCAATCATAGTTTTTATAATGCACATTTTTAAATACAGAATTTTGTAGGAAAAAGCCTAGTATAAATTACTAAACACTTTCAAAGAGCGGAATTGTTTTGGTAAAATCTAAGCCAATGGCACTCATCCAACAACATGATTATGCCACATAGAAACacatgtttatattattatttcatggTTAAGTCCTTGACCTTGCACAACAATATTAGGCAAATGATTCTAtggaaataattatattttgaaatgttCACTGGTAAATTCGATGATTCTGTAATTAAATTACCTCAATTATCTAATGAGACAACCCTAATTGTTATCACAACAAAATTTACCTTTCCATCTTGGGTCCTTATCTCTAGGGTGTATCGTATAATGTGTTGTTATTTTCGGGAATTGGTCTGAATAAAGTCTTCTGGCAGCATTTGTTAGCCTCCCCActgaaatgtataaaaaatatcaatcaaaacaattgaataccgatcaaaacaaataaagtgaaCTTTGTACTTTTGTTTCTGACACTACATTGCGTAACAGAACTGTAGAATTATTTAGAACAAACATTGATAGAAGTATTTTCGACTAAACTTAAccttcaataatttaaaaacactgaGATAATTCATAAAATACGATAACTTCACAAACAGCTGATACGCAACGTCACTGTAAAACAACTTTTTAACTGTACCATATATGAAAAGTAACACTTTTAATACTTAAAACACATTTTTAGAGCCAGTTTAAAACTAGTTTAAGCTTGATAGTATGtaatgtttaatataaaaagcatttatttaccCTGACGAGCCGAACTAACAATTGCCGCCGCCATGTTTTTACAGCATGCGTTCCGATACTGCACTATTACGTTTGTGTTTTGCTCATTTGCTGTTTTTGACGTTAACGTTCCGTTTCACCAACGCAAtcatgttaaaatatttataaattcaatTATAGTTGATAAaactaatttgtcagtcagtaataACCAGGAAACCTATACTCAtcctgatttaaactttcacgatttttacacattattaaattatacaacgggacttatcgcgtatctaagttttaagatttacctccgacgtttcgaggacgacgttgtccccgtggtctcggagtcttctccaagtactgaccccgcccgatgttgcttaacttcggtaaaaaatcacgtttgttgtatgggagccccacttaaatatttattttattctgtccTTAGTATTTGTtgatatagcggcaacagaaatacatcatctgagaaaatttcaactgtctagctatcacggttcatgagatacagcctggtgacagacggacggacggacagcggagtcttagtaatagggtcccgtttttaccctttgggtacggaaccctaaaaagacgataagttataaatatgtagtacaTACCTATCAACATATACCTACACAATATGTTCTAGCTAAAGCTATGAAAACTAGAAATGAAACTACTGAATGTAAGCTAAgaagtatttattaaaaaacttaaaacataaatattagTACAAGATGATTTACTGCGCACGATTTACTTCACAGGTTTCATTTGCCAGAGGCCGTCGTTGAGATAGTGGCAGTTCTCTATGCCCACGCCCTTGTTCACTTTAgctctgaaaaaaaaagttatttatagGTTGGCaggccatttccgtcagtaggaaaaggcggcaaatttttaaaaacgtagGCGCGAACCGTAAAAAGGGTTGTCCtcgcatagaaaatttgactttcgctcctttttctactgtcaaagtGGGTTTGCCAGAACATAATACAGGTACACTCAACATAATTTTCGAAACGATATTTAAGACCGAGTTAATAAAATTTCTTCTCGAACAAACAGAAAATCCAACGTTTAGATAAAGGTCTAATGATTACAAttgtgatatttttttaaatcaacgtACGTCTCTCTCGTTCTATCAGATGGAGTTGGCTACAGCTGAGTGTACACTTAATGTCGTTTTGGAACAAGAAAGAACTCCGCAAAGTAAACATCAGGTTATAGATTGAATTAGGCACTTTGATGCGGTAAAATATTGTCGACATGATGTTGTCTCGTTTAGGTGCATGGTGCATAGTGAGATAGCAACAGCCTTACATGTCATCAGTAGACAGAGAGGTCATCCCGATAGCCAGCGCGTGCTGTTTCCCCTCAGCCATCACGGCGACCACTTGCCCTTTGTCGACTGACGACATTCGCGCACCGGGCGAGGTAAGGCCGGGACACATGATGTTCGCGCCGCTGAGAACGAAGCGAATGGCGCCTTTGTCCACCTGCTGCATTGGTAGGAAGAATGGGTCTGAAACAGAATATAtgttcgatattaaactttcataagacatattttaaactgtttagacgacaacacCCGAAGCCCCGAACCCCCCGAACCACCcgaacatgtcgccaatagcgactaaaaattcaagtgagtgaaaccgttgtcgtctaaacagtttagaatatatgtttttaatgaacacattcagtgccgaaaacccgactatcgggtgtattatgatttcgttcacagaccggacgacccgatagtagatcgtggtactacagctatatgacgaaatgtttgtggcctggcgcggatgtcttgtttggctgggtggcaatgaatgtgttaaataaaacaaattgaaACGTAAGTATAGGAGGTGTAAGCACGTACTGCTCGCCCTTTAAGGTTGGTCAAAGGCGTTTCAATTAttacatactagcgacccgccccggcttcgcacaggttaacaaattatacataaacctgcctcttgaatcactatttaATTATTCactgtatctattaaaaaaaaacgcatcaaaatccgttgcgtagtttaaaagatctaagcatacatagggacagacagacagcgggaagcgactttgttttatgctatgtagtgatgatactCGAGAATTTAGAACAGGTATCGCCGTGGCCGGGTGATCTAGTGGTCCTTAGGACCAATAGGACCTTAGCCGCGTAAGGGCCGGATCGATTCCGGCCTTGACCACCGGAGGGCTTGGACAatttagtatatgacatctaatttcagtttataaaatcCTTGTATTAATAATTCCCGTGGGAATGATGTAAATATAACATTCATAGCAATTATTTCTTTAAGAAAACGGTTCACTTTTGTCACCTGGggaccgtttctcaaaagcttgtagcttgtaataggtacaagtggaagtccctttctgacaaaagctgtcaaaaagtgacatccgcttgtattacaagttaaaagcttttgagaaacgggcccctgctagTTCTGCGTCGCGGACAGAAAGACAACCCGACAACAGTATCCTACATGTCTCGAAAAAAGCGTGGTATAATATAGAAAGTCTTACACTTATGTAGCAGTCTTAATGTCGGCATCCAGGGTCCCTCGCGGTGTCTAAAGAAAAGCAGCTCTCCTGCGCTGTTCACCATTATCTCGATGTGGTCGTGGCTGGAATCAAAGAGAACATAAGTAAATTATAAGCAGAGATCgtacagattggcgtcattgctcggaataatgtggacatgactccaaatttgattaaataataagAGACTAACTTGTTCgtcaaagctctccaaggggcctctacgtgttggatctatatccccacgcaagcctatcaaaagaccggaatttataggcccgtgatcccaaaaaaaggagatacaaataataataataataagagacTAACTTGTTCGTAATTATAGTCAAATCTTATTGTGATATCCACTTTTGATACCCGGACGCCGTCACTCTTCACTGCTGGTAAGACAACAGGCTGAGGACCTTTGCAAAAATACTGGCTTTACTGGTGTATCAGGCAACCAGtaccctgtttatcaaaagcttgtaacttgtaatacctataagtggaagtccctttctataacaaaagctgtcaaaaagtgacatccgcttgtatgacaagttacaagcttttgatataCTTGCGGTCAACGCTTGTggttattataggtacctaggtataggtacctaatggttCAAAGGACTCCGTGGACTACAGAGCGGGGTTGAAAAGAAAATTCTACTCTTTGGAAGCTCAAGTGATCATAGAAGTGGCTTATTCTCGGCCAAAGAATATAGGTACATGGTACATGGTTATTCGGCAAATGGATCCAGTCTTATGCTGCTTTTTTCTGTAGTATGACATCCAGTTTGTTATAACCAGGTAGCACCAACCAGTCTCTGCCCACAACTTCGCGAAGAACACGTTAAACTACCTCTATTTTCTTATCCTTGATAAGTAATTAAGACATGAAGACCTTGGGTATCAAACTAATTTTGTATCAAACAGagacgtctgcgaacgatgctattcggattagaaataaattaaaagtcgtacggtcttggtagctcagatggcagagcactgtactagtgatccagtggacGTGGGTTCAAGgtccacccaagacagtgaatttttcctgTCCACTTTGAttaacctcgtaaggcccaatgtgcattacaatgtacagtctgtttcaatctaatttgaacctttcaaaaactaaataatagtagtttatgcaacagtgatataataagggttcttaaaattcaagggtcgaagttacaaaacgagacgtagtcgagttttgtaaaaaaagacccgagaattttaagaaccaattatgagctgttgcatacattactttttctatgacagctgcagcaaaaaaaaaaaaaaaaaaaaaaaaaaaaaaaaaaaaaaaaaaaagagttattattaaaaaaaaagagttattatttaaaaaaaattgagttattattttaaaaaaaaagagttattattaaaaaaaacaaagagttattattgtaaatgaaaacatacctctttcaatcaagatgatcggaacttgtatctttaaaaaaaataaagcagttgtattatactcataagatgactgctagcagtcatcttatgagcctatagacaaagcattcaaatgacattgctttagatatcactgtcagtcatttaattgacacatttaagtgctggagtagaaaaagtagcatttcatttgtttcattgttttctAAAGCAAACGAAAGTCACCCTAATGTACTATGCAACAAGGTTCATCTTGGGTACCATTTGACAATCCTGAAGGTGTCCTTCTTGGGCAGCACGAGGTCGATGTACTGCTCGAGGTGCGGGTACAGCTCCAGCAGGCGCGCCCTGATGCCCTTCTGCACCGATGACTTGAGCTGCTGCGTGCCGCTTATGCTCTCCTTTTCGTCGAACCTGGAATCCAGATAGGAAAGGCACaggat comes from Cydia amplana chromosome 15, ilCydAmpl1.1, whole genome shotgun sequence and encodes:
- the LOC134654582 gene encoding malignant T-cell-amplified sequence 1 homolog; translation: MFKKFDEKESISGTQQLKSSVQKGIRARLLELYPHLEQYIDLVLPKKDTFRIVKCHDHIEIMVNSAGELLFFRHREGPWMPTLRLLHKYPFFLPMQQVDKGAIRFVLSGANIMCPGLTSPGARMSSVDKGQVVAVMAEGKQHALAIGMTSLSTDDIAKVNKGVGIENCHYLNDGLWQMKPVK